The genomic DNA TTTTCTCAATTGCTTTTGCATTTTTTTCTTTAGACTTTTTACCTACAACAGTTGTTCCGATAGACCCTAAGTAACGAGGTGCTAAGAAATTAAAGGCAAGTTGCCCAATAATCATACCGATACAAGCTGTTAAGAAACCGTATCTATAATCTGCGAAATAACCGCAAATGAATGGAGCGATAAGAGCTCCTAAGTTAATTCCCATGTAGAAGATAGTGAAGGCACTATCACGACGAGAATCGTTTTCGCTATATAATTGACCTAATAAAGTCGAAATATTTGGTTTGAAGAATCCGTTACCAATAACTAATAATCCTAATCCTAAAAATAGTCCAGTTTTCGTGTTCATTGAAAATAGTACAAAGTTACCAATTGCCATGATGATACCACCAATAGTAATGGCGTGTCGCTTCGTAATGAAATGGTCAGTTAACCAACCACCGATAATTGGTGTGAAGTATACTAACATTGTGAAAATACCGTAAATTTGAACGGCAACTGCTTTATCAAATCCTAAACCGCCGCTTACTAAGCTCGTTGTTAAATAAAGAACTAATAAGCCACGCATTCCGTAATAACTAAATCTTTCCCATGCTTCTGTAAAGAACAACAAGTATAACCCTGGTGGATGTTTTTTTGGTGATTGTTGCTCTCCAGCTTTGTCTAATTTTAAAGCTGCATCCATTTTTGTTTCCCCCTAATCCTGTATAACGGATATTTATGTAATCATTTTAATTTACAAAATATTTAGAAGTCAATAGAATTATATGGAAATAGAAAGAAAATTTCTAAAAAAGTTCTATTTTTCTTCAACCGTTACTGTATTTTGCCCTGAAAACGAGATGATAAGCGTTTTCAAATGTAATAATTGAATTCTAAAAGAAAATAAAATAGTGATTAATCAGAAAATTTAGATTAAAATATTTATTCTGATATAGAGAAAATATATTCTATTTACTTTTATAATATAACATATTGGGAATAAAAATACAAAATGAAATAATGTGACATTTAAGTGAATTGAAAAAAAACCAGCTCCATAGAAGGGGAGCTGGTTAGGGAAATATTATTTAACAAAGCGTTTTTCGATATCATCTAATAGTAGGTTAGCAGCCATTACACCACCAGCTGTATTCCAAATAACGTCGTCAACTTTGTATGCTTTACCATTTTTCACTGCATTTAAATTTTTAAATAGAGGATCATTGATATATTCTTTTTCTAATTCAGAGCCTTTTTTCTCGTTTCCTTTATCGAATGTGAAGTAGAATAATACGTCACCATCCATTGCAGAAATACGTTCTTTAGATACGTTACGCTCTGCGAAGTCATCTTTATTTTGATCACCAGGACGTTTAAATCCAAGTTCTTTTAAAATAACACCAGAGAATGTATCACCATGATAAATACGAACATCACCAGGCATGAAGCGAACCATAGAGATTTCTTGATTTACTTTATCACCTAGTTTGGCTTTTAAATCTTTCATACGTTTATCGTAATCAGCTAAAACCTTTTGACCTTCTTTTTCTTTATTTAATGCTTTTGCATAAAACTTGAAGTTATCTTTCCATTCACCACGTAATGTTTCAGAGAACACAGTAGGTGCAATTGCTTTTAGTTGCTCATACACTTTCTCGTGACGCATTTTGTTACCGATAATTAAGTCTGGTTTTAAAGAAGCGATTGTTTCCACATTCACTTGTCCTTCATCACCAACAACTTTTACATCTTTCATTTTATCTTTAATATGTGGATACCATGGATCACCAGTCCAAGATTTTACAGCTCCAACTGGTTTCACACCTAATTCAAGTAAAGCTTCAGTACCTTCATTTGTTAAAATAACTACACGTTTTGGATTAGCAGGAACTTCTGTTTTACCCATTGCATGTTCCACAGTTATCATTTCTTTTTTCGTATCTTCTTTTGATTCTTCTTTCGTATTTGGCTTTCCGCAAGCACTTAAAAGTAATGAAAAGGCTAGTAAAAATACAAATACTGTAAACGATTTCTTTTGCATGAATTTCATTATGTACCCCCTACATACTGAGAATTTTTTTCAATAGCAAGCATGATATTAAGCCTTTATTCTTTGATTGTCAATATAGACGGCTGAAAATAATTCTCATTTCCGTTGACAATGAGAATTAAGTTGAAATACACTTACAACGTATCATTATACATTGAAGGGGAAACGCTGCATGTTATTAAAAACAAATCAAGCAAAATGGATTGGATTATTTGTTGGGATCATTGCAGTCATTATTTGTATTTGGGGAAGTATTATTTTCGGATATACAAATACGAGCTGGAAATTAGCATTAGATGCTTTTTTTCATTTCAATGGTTCCAATGAACATATTATTATTCAAAATGTACGTCTACCAAGGGCATTAATTGCAGCTAGTGTTGGTGCTAGTTTAGCCATTGCGGGTTGTCTTATGCAAACTTTAACGAAGAATCCGCTTGCTTCTCCAGATTTTATTGGATTAAATTCAGGTGCTGCCTTCTTCATAGTTGTAGCAATTGTTATTTTTTCCGTGACATCATTATCAGCTTTCACGTGGATTGCCTTTTTAGGAGCAGCAGTTGCAGCTGTACTTGTATTTGCTTCTAGTTCTTTAGGAAAAGAAGGGACAACGCCTCTTAAGTTAACATTAGCAGGGGTCGCAATTAGTGCGTTATTTTCATCATTAACACAAGGATTACTTGTGTTAAATGAAAAGGCGCTTGAAGAAGTATTATTTTGGCTTGCCGGATCTGTGCAAGGAAGAAAGTTAGAAATTTTACAATCTGTATTCCCATATTTATTAATAGGCTGGATCGCATCTATTATGATGGCAGGGAAAGTAAATACATTGATGATGGGGGAAGACGTCGCGAAGGGGCTTGGACAACGAACAATTTTAATGAAATCATTCGTGTTACTTATTATTGTCCTGTTGTCTGGTGGTTCAGTTGCGGTTGCTGGTCCAATTGGATTTATTGGAATTATTATCCCGCATTTTGCCAGATTTCTTGTTGGAGTAGATCACAGATGGAGAGTACCGTATAGCGGCTTGTTAGGGGCAATACTACTAATCTTGGCTGATATAGCAGCAAGATATGTCATTATGCCACAAGAAGTACCAGTAGGAGTTATGACAGCATTTATTGGTGCACCGTTCTTTATTTATATTGCACGTAAGAGAGGGCTTAGCAAATGAAGAAGTATATTCCGTTTCGTATAGGAAAAGGCGGGCTCTCGTTTTTAATGTATAAACGAGCTTGTCTCGTCTTATTCAGTTTACTAGTTGTTTTAATAGGATTATTTTTTGCGAGTGCAGGTATGGGAGACATGAAAATTGCTCCTTATGATGTATGGCAAGCAATCACTGGAAATGGCGATGCGATGTCCAATATGGTTGTAAATAAGTTTCGTATGCCGCGTATTTTAATTGCCATCCTTGTAGGAATCGCACTTGCTGTAGCAGGATGTATTTTACAAGGTCTCGTTCGAAATCCACTGGCTTCTCCTGATATCATCGGGATTACAGGTGGTGCAAGTGTTGCAGTTGTATTATTTTTAGCTATATTTAGTGATAAAAATAATGCGCTAACTGTAAGCATTCATTATATGCCGTTAGCAGCTTTTGTTGGGGCAACGATTGTAGCACTTTTTGTATATTTATTTGCATGGAGAAATGACGGATTATCACCGATTAGTCTTGTTTTAATTGGTGTTGGCTTTTGGGCATTAACGAAAGCGGCAACGACTTTGTTTATGTTGTTAGCGCCAATTTACCAAGCGAGTCAAGCGAATGTATGGATTACAGGCACTGTTTACGGGTCTTCATGGCAAAACGTTATGGTGCTTGCGCCGTGGGTTCTCATTTTAACGGTAATATCATTTATAGCTGCTAGACATTTAAATGCGCAAGAGCTAGGGGATGATATTGCGATAGGACTTGGTGTTCCTTTAACGAAGTCACGCATATTCATGTTATTACTTAGTACAGCTTTAATTGGCGGTGCGGTTGCTTTTGCTGGAGGAATTGGATTTGTCGGTTTAATGGCACCTCATATTTCACGAAGACTAATTGGTTCTTTATACGGTGCATTACTCCCAGTTGCGGCTATTGTTGGTGCAATTTTAGTACTTGCTGCAGATTTAATTGGGCGTACAGTTTTCACCCCACTTGAAATTCCAGCAGGGGTATTTACATCAGCAATTGGTGCACCTTATTTTATTTATTTACTTTATAAAAGTCGGAATTCATAAAGGGAGATGAATATGCAAAAAGCATTGGAGACGAAACGTTTGACGTTGTCTTATGGTGAAACAATTATTATTGACGAGTTGAATTTAGAAATTCCAAAAGGCGAAATTACAATCTTCATCGGCTCTAACGGTTGCGGGAAATCAACTTTATTGCGTTCACTAGCTAGATTATTAAAACCAACAACTGGTGACATTTTGTTAGATAATCAAGCCATTCAAAGTATGCAAACGAAGCAAATTGCTCGTCAAATGGCAATTTTACCGCAAGGACCACAAGCGCCAGAAGGGCTTACAGTATTGCAACTTGTAAAGCAAGGACGTTATCCGTATCAAACATGGCTGAAGCAATGGTCAGAAAAAGATGAGGAAATGGTACAGAAAGCACTTGAAGCAACAGGTATGACAGAATTTGCTGAGCGTGATGTGCATGCTCTTTCAGGTGGGCAACGTCAACGTGCTTGGATTGCAATGACGCTTGCACAAGATACAGATATTATTTTATTGGATGAGCCTACTACCTATTTAGATATGACTCACCAAATTGAAGTGCTAGATTTATTATTCGAATTAAATGAAACAGAAAAAAGAACAATTGTTATGGTACTACACGATTTAAATTTAGCATGCCGTTATGCAGATAATATTGTAGCCATTCAAGATAAACAAATATATGCACAAGGTAAGCCAGAAGAAGTAGTAGATGAGAAACTAGTACGTGATGTATTCCGAATGGAATGTCAAATTAGTACGGATCCGTTATTTGGGACGCCACTTTGTATCCCGCACGGAAGAGGGAGACGGTTAGTTAAAGAAGTTGTTCAGGCAATGAGATAATAAAAAAACGATGAGTGATTCATCGTTTTTTTATTTGGTACAAGAAAATAGGAGGAAGAGAGGAATTCGTAAACGACGTTCATATTCTTCATCATTTTGAAAATAAGTCTGATTTGGTGTAGCTTCTTTTAAGGATGTAATTGTAAATCCGGCTTGTTGTAACAATATGAAATACTCTTCTGTTGTGCGATGATATTTAATAACCTCCTGGTCAATCCATGGTTCAACCCGTTTGCCTAGTTTAAAATAATCATCGACGAGCCAGCTAGTTCTTTTACCACTCATTTGTAAGCTTTCAAATGAAGAGGTAATAACGGGATGTTGAACGCTAAAGGTAAAGGTTCCATTTGTTTTTAAAGTTTGAAATACATTTTGAAAAATGATATCAAGATGTTCAATATAATGTAAAGCGAGTCTAGATGTTACTAAATCAAAAGTGGAAGAGGGATAGGTATAATCTTTGAGGTTTATAAAATGAACAGATCCATTTTTATTTTCTAGTTGTTTTTTAGCTTTTTCATACATAAGCTGAGAGCCTTCAATACCGGTGTAAGAGTAGCATCCGTTTTCTAATAATTCCTCGCCAAACTTAGCATTACCACAGCCTAAATCGAGGATTTGCTTTCCTTTAACATCACCAATGAGTTGAAAGAAGGCTGGTTTTTCAAGTGACTCATTTGGGCTATTTTCTCGGTATCTTCGTTTCATATATTGTTCAAAAAATGCTTCGTTATTATATACATCAGATTCAGTAAATGCCATGATTGAAGCCCCCCTTAAATATTTTTTTTATTCTACCAAATATGAAAAGTAAATGATAGATTTCTTGTAATGAATCATATATAATCTAAAATTGTAAGCGGTTACTTTAAACTATTTTTCTATAATAAATTCTGAAAACGTGTTAAGCTAGTAGAGGGATTATTAGAACTATTAAGACAATAATCCGCTTACATGAACGATGGGAGGCTTCACGATGTCTAGTAAAACACTTGCAAAATTTTTAGAAGAAAATTTAGAGGATTTAAAATCAAAGGGGCTTTATAACGTAATTGATCCGCTTGAGAGTTCAAATGGACCAATCATTACAATTGGCGGAAAAGAATATATTAACTTATCTTCAAACAACTATCTTGGATTAGCAACAGATAGCCGTTTGCAAGAAGCAGCAATTGGTGCTATTCATAAGTACGGCGTTGGAGCAGGAGCTGTTCGTACAATTAACGGTACTTTAGATTTGCATATTAAATTAGAAGAAACAATTGCAAAGTTTAAACATACAGAAGCAGCAATTGCTTACCAATCAGGATTTAACTGTAATATGGCAGCGATTTCAGCCGTTATGGATAAAAATGATGCGATTCTTTCAGACGAATTAAACCATGCTTCTATTATCGATGGTAGTCGTCTATCAAAAGCAAAAATTATCGTTTATAAACATTCTGATATGGAAGATTTACGCCAAAAAGCAATCGCGGCGAAAGAATCAGGTCTTTACAATAAATTAATGGTAATTACAGACGGTGTCTTTTCAATGGATGGAGATGTTGCAAAACTACCAGAAATCGTTGAAATTGCAGAAGAGTTAGATTTAATGACATACGTAGATGATGCACACGGTTCAGGTGTACTTGGAAAAGGTGCAGGAACTGTAAAGCACTTCGGTCTGTCGGATAAAGTTGATTTCCAAATTGGTACATTATCAAAAGCAATTGGGGTAATTGGTGGATATGTAGCTGGGAAACAAAACTTAATTGACTGGTTAAAAGTTCGTTCACGTCCATTCTTATTCTCTACAGCATTAACACCAGCTGATGCAGCAGCTTGCATGAGATCAATTGAAATCTTAATGGAAAGCACAGAGTTACATGATCGCCTGTGGGAAAATGGTCGCTATTTAAAACAAGGATTAAAAGAACTTGGCTTTAACATCGGAGAAAGTGAAACGCCAATTACACCTTGTATTATTGGGGATGAAGTGTTAACACAAGAATTTAGTAAACGTCTAAATGAAGAAGGCGTATACGCAAAATCTATCGTGTTCCCAACTGTAGCAAAAGGAACCGGACGCGTTCGTAATATGCCTACAGCAGCTCATACGAAAGAAATGTTAGATGAAGCAATTCGTAAGTATGAAAAAGTAGGGAAAGAAATGGGCATCATTTAAGTAACGACATCTTTTGAATAGCTTGCAAATGAGGAGTGGGGAAAATGAAAAAAATTCTAGTAACCGGTTCTTTAGGGCAGATTGGTTCTGAACTAGTAATGAAACTTCGTGATGTATACGGCGCATCAAATGTTATTGCAACAGATATTCGTGAAACAGATAGTGAAGTAGTAACGTCTGGTCCATTTGAAACGTTAGATGTAACAGATGGACAAAAACTACATGATATCGCAAAGCATAATGAAGTAGATACAATTATTCATTTAGCAGCTTTACTTTCGGCAACAGCAGAAAAAAATCCGTTATTTGCATGGAATTTAAATATGGGCGGACTTGTAAATGCATTAGAAGCAGCTCGTGAATTAAACTGTAAGTTCTTCACGCCAAGTTCTATCGGTGCATTCGGTCCATCAACGCCGAAAGATAATACGCCACAAGATACAATTCAGCGACCTACTACGATGTATGGGGTAAACAAAGTAGCAGGAGAATTACTATGTGATTATTATCATCAAAAGTTTGGCGTTGATACGCGCGGCGTACGTTTCCCTGGTTTAATTTCTTACGTAGCTCCTCCAGGAGGCGGAACAACTGATTATGCAGTTGAAATTTATTATGAGGCAATTAAAAAAGGCACATACACCTCATACATTGCAGAAGGAACATACATGGATATGATGTACATGCCAGATGCTTTACAAGCAATCATTTCATTAATGGAAGCTGATCCAAGTAAGCTAGTGCATAGAAATGCATTTAATATTACAGCGATGAGCTTTGAGCCAGAGCAAATTGCAGCATCAATTCGTAAACATATTCCGACGTTTACAATGGATTACGCTGTAGATCCTGCTCGTCAAACAATCGCTGATAGCTGGCCAAACTCTATTGACGCAACAGCAGCAATGAAAGAGTGGGGCTTTAAAGCGGAATACGATTTAGACAAAATGACAACTGACATGCTGGCGAAGTTAAAAAAAAAGTTCGCAGCTGAGTTAGTGATGAATTAATAGGAAGGGTCGATTCTTAGGAATTGACCTTTTTTGTTTTTATTTTAAGAATATACAAATAATTACAAACGTGATAAAATGAGTTAATTTGTGTATAAAGGGGCGACAGAGAATGGGAGTTAGCAAAGGGAATTTACAATGCGTCACGTTTAACGGGAACATTTAAGCTTCGATCGGGACAAGTATCAAATCAATACTTTGATAAGTACTTATTTGAATCTAATCCAGTACTATTATTAGAAGTTGCTAAACAATTGAAAGAGCTCATTCCTCCTGAAACAGAAGTACTCGCAGGTTTAGAGATGGGAGGTATTCCAGTAGCAACAGCATTATCTTTACAAACGAGTATACCAGTTGTATTTGTAAGAAAAGAAGCGAAGAAGTACGGTACATGTAAGTTAGCAGAAGGTATTGATATTACTGGGAAAAATATTTGTGTTGTTGAAGATGTTATTACGACAGGTGGTCAAATATTATTAAGCACGAAAGATTTAAGAGAACTAGGTGCGAAAGTACATCATGTTCTAGGTGTAATCGAACGAACAAAAGAGGAAGAGAAAACTTATTAGAAGATGGCTTACAACTACATTCTTTATTTACAATGGATGAGTTAATTGAAGGAGAAAAGCAACATGCAAAGAGTTGATGTCGTATATGCACTAATACATGACGAAGAAACAGATAAAATATTAATGGTACATAATGTAGAACAAAATGTTTGGTCATTGCCAGGCGGGGCTGTTGAAAAGGGCGAAACGTTAGAGGAAGCTTTAGTAAGGGAAGTAAAAGAAGAGACAGGTTTAACGGTTATGGCAGGTGGACTTGTTGCGATCAATGAAAAATTCTTTGAAGAATCCACGAATCATGCACTATTATTTACATTCCGAGCGAATGTAGTAAAAGGTGAACTTATGGCAGAAGATGAAGAGGAAATTTCCGCAATAGAGTGGTTAGATCGAACAATCGCAAATGAACGATTCCCATTCTACGATGGAGGATTCGAGTCATTATTAGAAGTAGCCATTCCATACAAGTTTCAGCCAGAAACAAAGTGATTGGAAGAAAAAAACAGGAGCGACAACGCTCCTGTTTTTTCTATTCAATCGTCTTCAGTAATAACTTTTTCAATAGTGGTTTAATCTTCAAACGTAAATCTTCAGCGTGATTTGCAACTAAGAAGTGATGGTTATAAATGTTCTTCATTAATTGATAAGTTGCTTCTTTCGCTTCGCCTTCTTCGATAAATATTCCAATTACTTCCATTCCGCTTTTGCGAGCAAGTTTGACAGCTTCATGCGTATCTAAAATACCGTCTTGTTGATAGTCTAGTGCAGAAGGCTCACCGTCTGTGAAGACAAGTAAGAATTTATGCTTTTCTGGTCTTTTCGCGAGCTTTTCAGAAACGATACGAATAATATATCCGTCGCGATTATCTTCTTCTTCGCGAAGTTGCATAATTTCGGGACCAACGTTTGGTAACGTTGAGTTTTTATATGTCACAACTTCATGGATAACGTTCGGTTTATCTTCAGGCTTAGCACTAGAAGCATCTTCCCAAAATCCGCTAATAGCGTGCGGGATTTTTAAAGATTTCAACGCTTCATGGAATAGGACAACACTCTTCTTCGTTTCTTCCATTTTGTTATACATAGAACCAGAACAGTCCACTAATAGTTGGAATGCAACATCGAGCTCTTGCGATTCTTGTCCTTTTTTATAAAACATGCGCGGTTGCTTTTCAGTATAAATACGAAGGAATTTCTTACGAAGTCTTCCGTAGTATTTATCACTATTTGCATTCGTTTTATTTTCAATCGTTTTTTCGATAATTTTCTTTAATTCTTTTACATCTTTATTAACGACAGATTTGATAGCTTGGTAATCTTTTTTCTCGTCAGGGTTTGATTTGCGAGCTTCTTTAAATGTATGAGAGGCACCAACGTTATACTTGCCATATACACCGTCGTTTTGACTAGAAGCATGGGAAGCTCTTGCTTCCTCTGTATCAGCACCATCAAAGTTAGATTGTGTACTTTTTTGAGAAGTACCTTGTACAGAACCAAGTGCTTGGTCGCCATCCTCTGATTCACGAGCAGTATCACCCATCATATTTGTTTTTGTTCCACTTTCTAATTCAAAGCGTAAAAAGTTCTCGTTTTCGTTATTTTTATTTTCACGATGCCATGTGGAGAAACTTTCATCCATTTTGTTTTTATTTTCATCGTCATCTATGAGCTGCGTATCATCATTTGCTAATGTTTCAGGACGACTGTCTTTCTCATCTGCAATAACAGATAAGTAGAGCGGAGCATGTCCGAAATAATTGTTCAGCATGTCACTTTCAAGAAGCTCCTCTAAGCGATAGCGAATTTTCTCAACGATATACATAATATCTTCCGTATTACGAGCTTGGAATGTTTCATGCAAAATTGCTTCAATTTGCTCGAAATATTCATTATTAAACATTTCATATTTATCGCTCGTTAACGAAAGATAACATAGACAAAATAGACGATCACCGTGATAGTTACGAACGCGATTGATTTCATTTTGTGAGCCGAAGTAGTTGCGATACATTTCTTTTCTTCTTTTAAAAACATGCTTTGTGCCAGGGCGTAAGTTTTTTACGATTTCCTCAACACGTAAATCTTCTAATAGAACAAATAATTGTGTTAAAAACTTTTTTAAGGGTGATTCTTGTAATTCAATCGCATAAGAACGAATTAAAGTCATGTCCGAGTAATGTTTATTACCAAGTGCTTTTAAAAACACTTCGCTTTTTAATCCGATTACTGTATCCTCTTCTTTTCGATCATCCCAAAAGTGACTAATGACAACCTTTTTTTCAATTTCGTCGTAGTATGCTTTATAGCCATACTCAAGGTAGGCATCGTCTTCTTTTAGAAGAGCATACATTAAGTTTTCCATTTGTAGAAACAGCGACGCATCAATTTTTTTGTCACTAAAAATTTGTCTCATGAATTATCCCTCAAAGAAATAACTTTCTGCTAATTCACGGACAGTCATTTGTTCTGTTTCATCGTTTAATTTTGCGATAATGCTTCGTTCGATAGCGCGCATAACAGGAATATACACACCTAAATCACATGCGTCGAGAATACCACGAATACTTGCTGCTTCTTCACTTACACGTCCATCACGAGCTAAAGGCATAAGGTCGCTTGCAAATGCAACGAACTTTTCAATTGTTGCAACATCTTTTAATTTTGATTCAGCTAATAATAGTTCTTTTAATGTATCACCTTGAATGTAAGGAACTTCAATAATAACGAAACGGTTTTTTAACGCTTCGTTTAGTTCGCTTGTTCCAACGTAACCTTCATTAATTGCTGCAATTACGCGATATTCGTCATCACCGTATACAACTTCTTGTGTAAATGGATTTGTAATCATTTTACGGTAATCTAATGCACCGTGAAGAAGTGGTAATGTTTCAGGTTTTGCCATATTGATTTCATCAATATATAGGAAATGACCGTTCTTCATTGCTTTCATAAGAGGACCGTTAACGAATGTAACTTCAGATGCGCCATCTCTCGTTTGTAGTGTGTTGTATCCTAAAATACCTTCTACATCTAGGTCGACAGAACAGTTAATGCTATGCATTGGTTTTTGGAATAAAGAAGAAAGAGTTTCAGCTAGTACTGTTTTACCACTACCAGTCGGCCCTTTTAATAGAATGTTTTTGCCAAGAAGAAGTGCTGTAATAGCATCTTCAATAATGCTGTTATCAGATGCTTTATATATTTTCTTTCCAATTAAATGTGCATTTTCACCAGCTTCTTGCTTATTCTTTTCGTGAATTGTAGAAAGCTGCTGTTTTAAATCAGCATGTATATGAAATTGTTCTAACATGTATTTCCCACCTAACATTATTTTCATAAAGTAATACATCTTATGATAACTTGTTTTAATATGGTATGCAAAGAAAAGGAGAGGGGAGTAATGGAAAAGAAAAAGCAATCAATGTTACATTGATTGCTTACAGTAAAGGAGAAATGAGTCGCATGAAAGACTCTAATATTCGTTTTTTGATACTTCTTTTTTGGAAGGCGTTCCATTTAATTTCATAGGAATGCTTAAAGTCATCTTCAAAATCAAGTTTAATATCATGAACAGTTTCTGATTCATAAAGTACGCTAATAAGTTCATAATTTAATTCGAAGCTGCGTACATCCATATTTGCTGTTCCAATTGTCGCGATTTTATCATCAACGAGTACAATTTTCGCATGCATAAAACCATCTTTATAACTATAAATGGAGGCACCAGCTTTTAAAAGTGGAGTGAAGTAGGACTGAGATGCTTGATCACTAATAATACTATCACTTTTACCGGGATATAAAATGCGTACATCTATGCCAGAAATCGCACTTAAGCGTAATAATGTTAAAGTTTCTTGATCCGGAATAAAGTATGGTGTAGCAATCCAAATCGATTTTTTTGCAGATCCCATAACAGCTAATAATGTATTGCGAATGCTTTTATCATCTGAGCTTGGTCCGCTCGCTACAATTTGCACAGCACCTTCTGCACTTGAAATTTCTTTACCTGGGAAGTATTGTCTATTCATAAATTGATCCCAAGAATAAGTATTCAATCCACTAGATGCATAGAGCCAATCCTCTAGAAAAATTGCTTGTAATTTATATAGCGCTTTTCCTTCTATTTTTAAATGACTATCACGCCAAACGGGAAATTTTTTTGAACGGCCAAGATATTCATCACCAACGTTGAGTCCACCAGTAAAACCGATTTCTCCATCTACAATGACGATTTTACGGTGGTTACGATAATTAACTGTTTCAAGTAACCAAGCTGAAAAAATAGGGTCAAATTCAACAATTTCAATCCCAGCTTCTTTCATAGGCTTTAAAAAGCGTCTTCTTAACGTATTACTTCCTAATCCATCATAAAGGAAGCGTACAATAACACCAGATTTTGCTTTTTTTATTAACGCATCCCGAACTTTTGTACCAATCTCATCAGATTTATAAATATAGTATTGAATATGTATGTGATGTTTTGCTTGCTCGATAGCTTGCAAAATTTCTGAGAATGTTTGATCTCCGTTTGTTAAAAGTTTTGTAGTTGTTCTATCTGCGGCAGGTCCGCCTCCAAATTTTTGTATAACTTTTGTTAAATGTGTAGAACGCTCATGTAAGGGGACTGTGAGTGATAATTCTACTCGTCTTCCTTCTAATATTTCACGGAATAATTTTCTTTGTTCTTCTGAACGATGGAGATGTTTTTTTCTTCTCCAACGGCTACGCCCGAAAATAGAGTATAAAAGCACACCTACAACGGGAAGAAGTGCTAATACTAAAAACCATGCTAAAGTGCTTTGTGGAGATCTATTTTCGATAAAAATAACGAAAGATATTCCTATGATTGTAAGAGACCATAATACACCGAAAAAGGTATATAGTGAGAGGATAGACGTATCTAAAAGTAAGAGTACGATAGATACAATTATAAATACCAATAATAATTGAACGATAGGCTTCTTCATTGCTATAAAATTCCTCTAATCTTTCTTAAATATAGACTTCTTATATAAAAAGGTACAATCCGACATTCTTATTATAAAGTGTTTTGTTTTTTTTACA from Bacillus basilensis includes the following:
- a CDS encoding AAA family ATPase, whose protein sequence is MLEQFHIHADLKQQLSTIHEKNKQEAGENAHLIGKKIYKASDNSIIEDAITALLLGKNILLKGPTGSGKTVLAETLSSLFQKPMHSINCSVDLDVEGILGYNTLQTRDGASEVTFVNGPLMKAMKNGHFLYIDEINMAKPETLPLLHGALDYRKMITNPFTQEVVYGDDEYRVIAAINEGYVGTSELNEALKNRFVIIEVPYIQGDTLKELLLAESKLKDVATIEKFVAFASDLMPLARDGRVSEEAASIRGILDACDLGVYIPVMRAIERSIIAKLNDETEQMTVRELAESYFFEG
- a CDS encoding cardiolipin synthase; the encoded protein is MKKPIVQLLLVFIIVSIVLLLLDTSILSLYTFFGVLWSLTIIGISFVIFIENRSPQSTLAWFLVLALLPVVGVLLYSIFGRSRWRRKKHLHRSEEQRKLFREILEGRRVELSLTVPLHERSTHLTKVIQKFGGGPAADRTTTKLLTNGDQTFSEILQAIEQAKHHIHIQYYIYKSDEIGTKVRDALIKKAKSGVIVRFLYDGLGSNTLRRRFLKPMKEAGIEIVEFDPIFSAWLLETVNYRNHRKIVIVDGEIGFTGGLNVGDEYLGRSKKFPVWRDSHLKIEGKALYKLQAIFLEDWLYASSGLNTYSWDQFMNRQYFPGKEISSAEGAVQIVASGPSSDDKSIRNTLLAVMGSAKKSIWIATPYFIPDQETLTLLRLSAISGIDVRILYPGKSDSIISDQASQSYFTPLLKAGASIYSYKDGFMHAKIVLVDDKIATIGTANMDVRSFELNYELISVLYESETVHDIKLDFEDDFKHSYEIKWNAFQKRSIKKRILESFMRLISPLL